The Coffea eugenioides isolate CCC68of chromosome 8, Ceug_1.0, whole genome shotgun sequence genome has a segment encoding these proteins:
- the LOC113779564 gene encoding uncharacterized protein LOC113779564, with protein MKAMIIRTGSGSFPARNWTPPSPSSPRISVSMPARESDKKSGGSSPSISLHTDLSSRNIRRASSERDMMRSAMEGVKSTSRSELGSRALVARIPEEEDESTGSLTVVESPRARGSNAGGWPQRAMPLEEVEFPGGGIGKNWNTGGGGRDEFGTGGNADLSKIGAYYEEMIKSNPSNPLLLRNYGKYLHEVKGDLGRAEEYYGRAILASPGDGEVLSLYGNLIWENERDESRAKCYFDQAVQAAPDDCMVLGSYAHFMWEAEDEDDDDDNDGDIVAAPAAAAVVESF; from the exons ATGAAAGCTATGATAATCCGAACCGGGTCGGGTTCGTTCCCCGCCAGGAATTGGACCCCTCCGAGTCCAAGCTCGCCGAGAATTTCAGTTTCGATGCCGGCTCGGGAATCCGACAAGAAAAGCGGTGGTTCTTCGCCGAGCATTTCACTGCACACGGACCTGAGTAGCCGGAACATTCGGCGGGCGTCATCGGAGCGGGACATGATGCGATCCGCAATGGAGGGAGTGAAGAGCACTAGCAGGAGCGAGCTCGGATCGCGAGCTCTCGTGGCGAGGATACCTGAGGAAGAAGACGAGAGCACTGGATCGTTGACTGTGGTGGAGAGTCCGAGAGCGAGAGGCAGCAACGCAGGAGGTTGGCCGCAGCGCGCGATGCCGTTGGAGGAGGTAGAGTTTCCAGGCGGCGGTATTGGGAAGAACTGGAATACTGGCGGCGGAGGTAGAGATGAGTTCGGAACTGGCGGGAACGCTGATCTGAGCAAGATCGGTGCCTATTACGAAGAAATGATCAAGTCAAACCCTTCCAATCCTCTTCTTCTGAGAAATTACGGCAAATATTTGCATGAG GTGAAGGGAGATTTGGGCAGAGCAGAAGAGTATTACGGGAGGGCAATATTGGCAAGTCCTGGAGATGGAGAAGTGCTGTCCTTGTATGGAAACTTGATTTGGGAAaacgaaagagatgagagcaGGGCAAAATGTTACTTTGATCAAGCGGTTCAAGCCGCGCCTGATGATTGTATGGTGTTGGGATCATATGCACATTTCATGTGGGAAGCAgaggatgaagatgatgatgatgataacgACGGCGATATAGTGGCGGCTCCGGCAGCTGCCGCCGTGGTTGAATCGTTTTAA
- the LOC113781215 gene encoding uncharacterized protein LOC113781215 — protein sequence MDLNMNGNDNSNSTAAAAAATDGSGNIGLVISTTETIRSFLMTASTDPNLPQDLRDLASSLSPHSSLSYKSLKSIWIRSDPKTRPSLFHLFSGSNFIFTSPKPREKSEELKARLRKLAEVAEKKEYEELVKDITPKKGVEEPFSSYKDQLGLGLHVAVTMFTGYLVGYAAFRALFSRNVGMSAAGGILGLVGGMLVETLLFIIRSTNQDRRPSPFVSRIKKDQ from the exons ATGGACTTGAACATGAACGGAAATGACAATTCCAATTCCACCGCTGCCGCTGCTGCGGCAACTGATGGAAGTGGCAACATCGGTTTGGTCATATCCACTACCGAGACAATCCGATCATTCTTAATGACAGCATCTACAGACCCTAATCTCCCTCAAGACCTGAGAGACCTGGCTTcctccctttcccctcactCCTCCCTTTCCTACAAATCTCTCAAGTCCATTTGGATCAGATCCGACCCAAAAACTCGGCCCAGCCTCTTCCATTTGTTCTCTGgttcaaatttcattttcaccaGCCCAAAGCCTAGAGAAAAG AGTGAGGAATTGAAAGCGAGGCTAAGGAAGCTGGCTGAGGTGGCGGAGAAGAAAGAATATGAGGAATTGGTGAAGGATATTACGCCGAAGAAGGGCGTGGAGGAACCTTTTTCTTCTTACAAGGATCAATTAGGACTTG GTTTGCATGTTGCAGTTACTATGTTTACTGGCTATTTGGTTGGATATGCTGCATTCAGAGCCCTGTTTAGCCGCAATGTTGGAATG AGCGCTGCAGGAGGCATCCTTGGATTGGTTGGTGGCATGCTTGTGGAAACACTACTTTTTATAATCCGATCTACCAATCAGGACCGACGACCCTCTCCTTTTGTGTCCAGGATAAAAAAGGATCAGTAA
- the LOC113780018 gene encoding putative F-box protein At1g67623 — translation MANAENLQTMASISSLPRELVSEVLALVAASSSTDLFRAKLCCKVLSEVSEENYIYQRVSLDNFAIVPWRKNHKVSMFLKKCRRSKNPEALYRKGVVDYFRGKNLESALECLNEAAKSGHDEAAYALGIIFLFGGNELKRKGMTLLSAMKKSRIQKRRVKDCRDNLRRILKMIWVKNSLVLSQRPVCCAMQHKRKRGWLVDDIDEEESTCEGCACDEEIAPICDALPQFLV, via the exons ATGGCCAACGCAGAAAATTTGCAGACAATGGCCTCCATCTCCTCCCTTCCGAGAGAGCTGGTATCCGAAGTTCTTGCACTTGTCGCAGCTTCTTCATCCACTGATCTTTTCCGGGCAAAACTATG TTGTAAGGTGCTTTCCGAAGTTTCGgaagaaaactatatttaccaACGTGTGTCCCTCGACAACTTTGCAATCGTTCCATGGCGTAAAAATCATAAAGTTTCCATGTTCTTGAAGAAGTGTAGACGAAGCAAAAATCCTGAAGCCTTGTATCGAAAAGGAGTG GTTGATTATTTTAGAGGTAAGAATCTGGAATCGGCATTGGAATGCCTAAACGAAGCTGCGAAATCAGGCCATGACGAAGCTGCCTATGCCTTGGGAATAATTTTCCTCTTTGGTGGGAACGAATTAAAGCGGAAAGGTATGACTCTGCTTAGCGCCAtgaagaaatcaagaattcagAAACGGAGAGTGAAAGATTGCCGTGACAATTTGCGAAGGATTCTGAAGATGATTTGGGTAAAAAATTCTTTGGTTCTGAGCCAAAGGCCCGTTTGTTGTGCCATGCAACATAAGAGAAAAAGAGGTTGGCTTGTGGATGACATTGATGAAGAGGAGAGTACATGTGAAGGCTGCGCTTGTGACGAAGAAATTGCACCAATTTGTGATGCCTTACCTCAATTTCTTGTCTAA